Proteins encoded in a region of the Uloborus diversus isolate 005 chromosome 1, Udiv.v.3.1, whole genome shotgun sequence genome:
- the LOC129223116 gene encoding uncharacterized protein LOC129223116 has translation MKEYLDLKHMELVPDSEINNINSLYLPHHGVVRNTSSTTKLRVVFDASSKTSSGLSLNDLLMVGPRVQPELFPILIQFRLFNVAICADVEKMFRQIKVHEEGVDWQRILWRESPNEPIKEYRLTTVTYGTSSAPFLSTRTLRQLAIDEQGNFPAASRATRCHFYVDDLLSGSATKKEAIQLVSELQDMMKKRGFSLRKWVSNDPDVLATISKELQAIDSKHTINDDQPVKILGIAWLPDVDKFTFTITVNEMDVWTKRKVLSEVAKIFDPLGWLAPTVIISKIFLQELWSHHLSWDEELPDSLAKQWRTFQEQLPVLTNIKIPRRMLIPHASDVQVHGFCDSSEKAYCAAIYIRSQDVTLAVTSRLLTSKMRVSPVKPQSLPRLELCSALLLANLLQATFPTLTVPISETFAWSDSKITLAWLKSEPRRWQPFVANRVAQIQELTPNVHWNHVSGLENPADCGTRGIPPTKLERCDLWFNGPDWLRSSTFPNRGFEDNPELQKDMSVEAKGTSKLNRYNLSGPGFHPTPQY, from the coding sequence ATGAAGGAATACCTTGATCTAAAGCACATGGAGCTGGTTCCAGATTCTGAAATTAATAACATCAATAGTTTGTACCTCCCTCATCACGGAGTTGTTAGAAACACTAGCTCTACAACTAAGCTCCGCGTCGTCTTCGACGCTTCAAGTAAAACCTCGTCTGGACTTTCTTTAAACGATTTGCTCATGGTTGGACCAAGAGTACAGCCAGAACTTTTCCCTATCCTGATTCAGTTTCGACTTTTCAATGTAGCCATTTGCGCTGATGTGGAAAAGATGTTCCGCCAGATTAAAGTTCATGAGGAAGGCGTAGACTGGCAAAGAATTCTTTGGAGGGAGTCTCCAAACGAACCAATAAAAGAATATCGTCTAACTACTGTTACCTACGGAACATCCTCAGCACCATTCCTCTCCACGAGAACTTTACGACAGCTTGCCATAGACGAACAAGGGAATTTTCCAGCCGCTTCAAGAGCTACCCGTTGTCACTTTTATGTAGATGATTTGCTGAGTGGGAGTGCGACAAAGAAGGAAGCCATTCAACTGGTATCCGAGCTGCAGGATATGATGAAAAAGAGAGGCTTTTCTTTACGTAAATGGGTGTCAAACGATCCCGACGTACTGGCAACCATTTCAAAAGAATTACAGGCAATTGATTCAAAACACACGATCAACGATGACCAACCTGTCAAGATTCTGGGAATAGCTTGGCTTCCAGATGTTGACAAGTTCACCTTTACGATCACCGTCAATGAGATGGACGTATGGACTAAACGTAAGGTACTTTCTGAAGTCGCTAAAATCTTTGACCCCTTGGGCTGGTTGGCACCTACAGTTATCATTTCCAAAATCTTCCTCCAAGAGCTGTGGAGTCATCATCTAAGCTGGGACGAGGAGCTACCTGATTCTCTGGCAAAGCAGTGGAGAACATTTCAAGAACAGCTTCCTGTACTTACAAATATCAAAATTCCACGCCGTATGCTCATTCCCCATGCTTCAGACGTGCAAGTACACGGATTCTGCGACTCTTCAGAGAAGGCCTATTGCGCAGCTATATACATTCGTTCTCAGGATGTAACCCTAGCTGTGACATCCAGACTGCTAACATCCAAGATGCGTGTTTCTCCAGTAAAACCGCAGTCTTTACCTCGATTGGAACTCTGTTCTGCTTTACTTCTTGCCAATTTGTTGCAAGCTACCTTTCCAACGCTAACTGTGCCAATCTCTGAGACATTTGCGTGGTCTGATTCCAAGATCACACTGGCATGGCTGAAGTCTGAACCAAGAAGATGGCAACCGTTCGTAGCTAATCGAGTAGCACAAATTCAAGAGCTGACTCCTAATGTTCACTGGAACCATGTGAGCGGTCTGGAGAATCCTGCTGATTGCGGAACAAGAGGGATACCTCCAACTAAACTAGAAAGGTGCGACTTGTGGTTCAACGGACCTGATTGGCTAAGGAGTTCTACTTTTCCTAATAGAGGGTTTGAGGATAATCCAGAATTGCAAAAAGACATGTCTGTAGAAGCTAAAGGAACATCCAAGCTG